A DNA window from Desulfovibrio oxyclinae DSM 11498 contains the following coding sequences:
- a CDS encoding ATP-binding protein, whose product MMDFFRRARQRFEAMSLKNKLVLSMLAGVMFISVAIAFIARWILVSSLTSELEMRGSAIAHSIAERGGGFILDHDHPRLLALIFDEVRLHERRRLVSYIFIEDQNNEIVAHTLTRPVPEGFKDNSVPDGAIRSVKLINFGETPVIDIAVPINEGLYRIGTVHVGLSKSHIDNLVSKLRVAFLGFISGIVLIAVYLSNRLSHYITRPISNLTRIADDVSRGNFDVPLLQSAGKDWNPDECPAYRDSNLPCWHFDLSAREQADLEKTEVYKNCGSCLFYGTREGDEVLQLGNSFRNMVWSIKLYRRRLRESEEKYRSLFDSGPDPVFVLDCDTGRILDANPRVEELYGYSRQEVVGMEFKTLWPEYVPGSLESNNPGSECLYRPKVLHYKSGGEPFYVNVHACSISYKGRRAVVVSATDITEMIEKDAQLIQAGKMKSLGEMSAGIAHELNQPLNAIKMGSEYLIMMDESEVPVGPDQYRDVVREMSTQVDRASEIINTLRSFGRKSDLVRERVSMNAVVNDVLSILKRQFELDNIRFDLSMAENGLEVLGHSNRLQQVLFNLVTNARDAINESTDDYQRRIGIETRQEDGRVLISVTDTGGGIPEDVRDKVFEPFFTTKETGQGMGLGLAISYGIVKDYGGTMDIESEAGVGTRFTLDLPAAPERGRKQ is encoded by the coding sequence ATGATGGATTTTTTCAGGAGGGCGAGACAGCGCTTCGAGGCCATGAGCCTCAAGAACAAACTGGTGCTGTCCATGCTGGCCGGCGTGATGTTCATCAGCGTGGCCATCGCGTTCATCGCCCGCTGGATTCTCGTTTCCTCGCTCACCAGCGAGTTGGAGATGCGCGGCAGCGCCATCGCGCACTCCATTGCCGAGCGCGGCGGCGGCTTCATTCTCGATCACGATCATCCGAGGTTGCTGGCGCTGATTTTCGACGAGGTGCGGCTGCATGAGCGCAGGCGGCTTGTTTCCTATATCTTCATCGAAGATCAGAACAACGAAATCGTCGCCCACACCCTGACGCGGCCCGTGCCGGAAGGCTTCAAGGACAACTCCGTTCCGGACGGAGCCATCCGTAGCGTCAAACTCATCAATTTCGGCGAGACCCCGGTGATCGACATCGCGGTGCCCATCAACGAGGGGTTGTACCGCATCGGCACCGTGCACGTGGGGCTGAGCAAGAGTCACATCGACAACCTCGTATCCAAATTGCGCGTGGCCTTTCTGGGATTCATCTCCGGCATCGTGCTCATCGCGGTTTATCTTTCCAATCGACTCTCACACTACATCACCAGACCCATCAGTAACCTGACGCGGATTGCCGACGACGTGAGCCGCGGCAACTTTGACGTACCCTTGCTGCAAAGCGCCGGGAAGGACTGGAATCCCGATGAGTGTCCGGCGTATCGTGACTCGAACCTTCCGTGCTGGCATTTCGACCTTTCCGCGCGCGAGCAGGCGGATTTGGAAAAGACGGAAGTCTACAAGAACTGCGGCAGCTGTCTTTTCTACGGCACGCGCGAAGGGGACGAGGTCCTGCAACTGGGGAACTCGTTTCGCAACATGGTCTGGAGCATCAAGCTCTACCGTCGCCGGCTTCGGGAGTCCGAGGAAAAATACCGTTCCCTGTTCGATTCAGGCCCGGACCCGGTGTTCGTGCTCGACTGCGACACGGGCCGGATTCTGGATGCGAATCCGAGGGTGGAGGAGTTGTACGGGTACTCCCGTCAGGAAGTGGTGGGGATGGAATTCAAGACGCTCTGGCCGGAGTACGTGCCGGGCAGTCTCGAATCCAATAATCCGGGAAGTGAATGCCTCTATCGTCCCAAGGTGTTGCATTACAAGTCGGGCGGCGAGCCTTTCTATGTGAACGTGCACGCCTGTTCCATTTCGTATAAGGGGCGCAGGGCGGTGGTTGTTTCTGCCACGGACATAACCGAAATGATCGAAAAGGATGCTCAGCTTATTCAGGCGGGCAAGATGAAGTCCCTCGGCGAAATGTCCGCTGGCATCGCCCATGAGTTGAATCAGCCGCTCAATGCCATCAAGATGGGCAGCGAATATCTCATTATGATGGACGAAAGCGAGGTGCCGGTCGGGCCGGATCAGTACCGCGATGTGGTGCGCGAGATGAGCACGCAGGTGGACCGGGCCTCCGAGATCATCAATACGCTGCGTTCTTTCGGCAGAAAGTCGGACCTCGTGCGCGAAAGGGTGTCCATGAATGCGGTGGTCAACGACGTGCTGTCCATCCTTAAGAGGCAGTTCGAGCTGGACAATATCCGTTTCGATCTGTCCATGGCCGAGAACGGGCTGGAAGTGCTGGGGCACAGCAACAGGTTGCAGCAGGTGCTGTTCAATCTGGTCACCAACGCGCGCGATGCCATCAATGAGAGCACCGACGATTATCAGCGGCGCATCGGCATAGAGACCCGGCAGGAAGACGGCAGGGTGCTGATATCCGTGACAGATACCGGAGGCGGTATACCCGAGGACGTTCGCGATAAGGTTTTCGAACCGTTCTTTACCACCAAGGAAACGGGGCAGGGGATGGGGCTTGGACTTGCCATTTCCTACGGTATAGTAAAAGATTACGGCGGAACCATGGACATTGAGAGCGAGGCCGGGGTGGGCACGAGATTCACCCTCGATCTTCCGGCCGCGCCTGAGAGGGGACGAAAGCAATGA
- a CDS encoding ABC transporter substrate-binding protein, protein MVRLLLSLLVLALAACSPSQGEGGTRAEVPGVSDGEILLGSSLALTGHAGYLGTQTLRGAMSYLRHVNESGGVHGRKIRILALDDAYDPPKCLANTQKLLIEDKVFALFSYVGTPTTVRVLPMVEEAKVPLLGVFTGANALRTPFNRYVINIRASYYQETEAAVRHMVQDMGLRKIAVFYQFDAYGFDGLVGTELALKRFGLEPVARGSYIRGTLNVEEGLNRIKGSGAQAVVMIGTYGACAEFIMKAARDDYHPLYYTVSFVGAEELARRLGRDPEAPVVMSQVVPTPFGDSQHRPAEAALDYIALLNRYYPGEPPSFVGLEGYLNARVLVEGLRRAGRDLTREGFIDAIESIRDLRIGESTRISFGPKDHQGMDRVFFTRLQDGRFIPFNSWDKLRACHTFGVPR, encoded by the coding sequence ATGGTCCGGTTGCTGTTGTCCCTACTCGTTTTGGCGCTGGCCGCGTGCTCGCCCTCGCAGGGGGAAGGCGGGACGCGAGCCGAGGTTCCGGGAGTATCCGATGGCGAGATCCTGCTTGGGTCTTCGCTCGCGCTGACCGGACATGCGGGATATCTGGGAACCCAGACCCTGCGTGGGGCGATGAGTTATCTTCGTCATGTCAATGAAAGCGGCGGCGTGCACGGAAGAAAAATCCGGATTCTGGCTCTGGATGATGCCTATGACCCGCCGAAATGCCTCGCCAATACCCAGAAACTGCTCATCGAAGACAAGGTCTTCGCCCTCTTCAGCTACGTGGGGACCCCGACCACCGTAAGGGTGCTGCCCATGGTCGAGGAGGCCAAGGTGCCGCTGCTCGGCGTTTTCACCGGCGCCAATGCCCTGCGAACGCCGTTCAATCGATACGTCATTAACATCCGTGCATCCTATTATCAGGAGACCGAGGCCGCAGTCCGGCATATGGTTCAGGACATGGGGCTGCGAAAAATCGCCGTCTTTTATCAGTTCGACGCCTACGGCTTTGACGGGCTGGTGGGCACCGAACTGGCCCTGAAGCGGTTCGGACTCGAACCGGTGGCCCGCGGCTCGTACATTCGCGGCACCCTGAACGTGGAAGAGGGGCTCAATCGAATCAAGGGCTCCGGGGCTCAGGCCGTGGTCATGATAGGTACTTACGGCGCGTGTGCAGAGTTCATCATGAAGGCCGCTCGGGACGATTATCATCCGTTGTATTACACGGTGTCCTTCGTCGGTGCGGAAGAGCTCGCTCGCAGGCTGGGACGTGACCCCGAGGCTCCCGTTGTCATGTCTCAGGTGGTGCCGACTCCGTTTGGAGACAGCCAGCATCGGCCTGCCGAGGCCGCGTTGGATTACATTGCGCTTTTGAACCGTTATTATCCGGGCGAACCGCCAAGCTTTGTGGGACTTGAAGGGTATCTTAACGCCCGGGTGCTCGTGGAGGGGCTGCGCCGTGCCGGAAGAGACCTGACGCGTGAGGGCTTTATCGACGCCATTGAATCCATACGCGACCTGCGCATCGGGGAATCCACGCGGATTTCGTTCGGCCCGAAGGATCATCAGGGCATGGACCGGGTCTTTTTCACGCGCCTGCAGGACGGGCGGTTCATTCCGTTCAATTCCTGGGACAAGCTCCGGGCCTGCCATACGTTCGGGGTGCCGAGATGA
- a CDS encoding type I restriction endonuclease subunit R: MTEQQLEQSLINTLTDLKYIYRDDIRDRTALENNFRQKFQELNRVQLTDGEFKRLLDEITTPDVFTAATLLREINGFTRDDGTPLNYTLVNIKDWCKNTFEVVNQLRINTDNSFQRYDVMLLINGIPAVQIELKTLGISPRRAMQQIVDYKKDPGNGYTKTLLCFVQLFIVSNQTETYYFANNNDRHFAFDANENFLPIYQHAAEDNTKITHIDDFAESFLPKCILATTISRYMVLVASEQKMLMMRPYQIYAVEAIDQCIRENRGNGYVWHTTGSGKTLTSFKASTLLKLNPDIHKCLFVVDRKDLDRQTREEFNRFQEGCVEENTNTAALVRRLASEDYSDKVIVTTIQKLGLALDETSKYNKPDKKNGRPTFKEHLEPLKDKRMVFIFDECHRSQFGQTHQTIKNFFPNAQLFGFTGTPIFPENATTRQIEGDVQTLRTTQDLFQSELHAYTITHAIEDENVLRFHVDYFKPDGENLPKPGAPLAKRAIVEAILDKHDAATGERCFNALFATASINDAIEYYELFKKIQAERQAGEPDFVPLKVTAVFSPPAEGNPDVRQLQEDLPQELEDNQQEPEKKKEALKRIIADYNTNYGTNHSIGEFDAYYQDVQKRVKDQQYPNRDLPRKGAEKIDITIVVDMLLTGFDAKYLNTLYVDKKLKHHGLIQAFSRTNRVLNAAKPYGHILDFRGQQDNVDEAISLFSGAKGEQAKEIWLVDKAPVVIEQLKTARQRLDKFLKSEGLDPRPEAVPNLKGDDARAAFVKQFKEVQRLTTQLDQYTDLTDEQRQEIEQTLPKDEARAFRGVYLETAKRLKAKQDKTGSGETAGDNDKATQDVVDQLDFEFVLFASADIDYDYIMNLISRFSGQTAVQQEMGRDQLIRLIRSDAKFIDELDEITEYVRTLETGQALTEEEVRNGYQRFKDKHHAAELASIADKHGLTNEALQTFVDTILDRMIFDGDLLTDLMEPLDLGWKERREKELALMDDLVPLLKKRADGRSISGLNAYEQ; encoded by the coding sequence ATGACAGAACAGCAGCTTGAGCAGAGTTTAATCAACACTCTAACTGACCTAAAATACATTTATCGTGACGACATTCGCGACCGCACTGCCTTGGAAAACAACTTTCGTCAGAAATTCCAAGAGCTAAATCGCGTCCAGCTCACTGATGGCGAATTTAAACGCCTCCTTGATGAGATCACCACCCCCGACGTTTTCACCGCTGCAACTCTGCTGCGTGAGATCAATGGTTTCACCCGTGACGATGGCACTCCGCTCAACTACACCCTTGTCAACATTAAGGACTGGTGTAAAAACACTTTTGAGGTCGTCAACCAACTCCGCATCAACACGGATAACAGCTTCCAGCGCTATGATGTGATGCTGCTGATCAACGGCATTCCCGCCGTTCAAATAGAGCTCAAAACCCTCGGCATCAGCCCCCGCCGAGCAATGCAGCAGATAGTCGACTACAAAAAAGACCCGGGCAACGGCTACACCAAAACTTTGCTTTGCTTCGTTCAGCTTTTCATCGTGTCCAACCAGACCGAGACCTATTACTTCGCCAACAACAACGACCGCCATTTTGCCTTCGACGCCAATGAAAACTTCCTACCCATTTATCAGCACGCCGCCGAAGACAACACTAAAATCACTCACATCGACGATTTCGCTGAGTCTTTCTTACCTAAATGCATCCTCGCCACAACGATCAGCCGCTACATGGTACTCGTTGCCTCCGAGCAGAAAATGCTCATGATGCGCCCCTACCAGATATACGCTGTCGAGGCCATTGACCAATGTATCCGGGAAAACCGTGGCAACGGCTACGTCTGGCACACCACTGGATCGGGCAAAACTCTTACTTCCTTCAAGGCTTCCACGCTCCTCAAGCTCAATCCCGATATCCATAAGTGTCTTTTCGTTGTTGACCGCAAGGACCTTGACCGCCAGACCCGCGAAGAGTTTAACCGCTTCCAGGAGGGTTGCGTCGAGGAAAACACAAACACCGCCGCGCTTGTCCGTCGCCTTGCCTCCGAGGACTACTCGGACAAGGTCATCGTCACCACCATCCAGAAACTCGGTCTCGCCCTCGACGAAACCAGTAAATACAACAAGCCCGACAAAAAGAACGGCAGGCCCACTTTCAAAGAACATCTTGAGCCGCTCAAAGACAAACGCATGGTCTTCATTTTTGACGAGTGCCACCGCTCCCAGTTCGGGCAAACTCACCAGACCATCAAGAACTTTTTCCCCAATGCACAACTCTTCGGTTTCACCGGTACGCCGATATTCCCTGAAAATGCCACGACCCGACAAATCGAAGGTGATGTCCAGACGCTCCGCACCACTCAGGACCTTTTTCAGAGCGAACTCCACGCGTACACCATCACACACGCTATCGAAGACGAAAACGTCCTACGCTTCCACGTTGACTACTTTAAGCCCGACGGTGAAAACTTGCCCAAGCCTGGCGCTCCGCTCGCCAAACGAGCCATTGTCGAGGCAATTCTCGACAAGCACGACGCCGCCACCGGCGAACGCTGCTTTAACGCACTCTTCGCCACAGCCTCGATCAATGACGCCATCGAATATTATGAGCTTTTCAAGAAGATTCAGGCCGAGCGTCAGGCAGGAGAACCTGATTTCGTCCCCCTCAAGGTTACCGCCGTCTTCTCCCCTCCCGCAGAGGGCAACCCTGACGTCAGGCAGCTTCAGGAAGATCTGCCTCAGGAGCTCGAAGACAACCAGCAAGAACCGGAGAAGAAAAAGGAAGCCCTCAAGAGAATTATTGCCGACTACAACACGAACTACGGAACGAACCATTCCATAGGCGAATTTGACGCTTACTATCAGGACGTCCAAAAACGCGTAAAAGACCAGCAATACCCAAACCGCGACCTCCCGCGAAAAGGCGCGGAAAAAATCGACATAACCATCGTCGTCGATATGCTTCTGACCGGCTTCGATGCGAAATACCTCAACACCCTCTATGTTGACAAAAAACTCAAGCACCATGGCCTTATCCAAGCCTTCTCTCGCACCAACCGCGTCCTCAATGCTGCGAAGCCTTACGGTCATATCCTCGATTTTCGCGGACAGCAGGACAATGTAGATGAGGCCATCAGCTTGTTTTCCGGCGCAAAAGGTGAACAGGCCAAGGAAATCTGGCTCGTGGACAAGGCTCCTGTTGTCATCGAACAACTCAAGACCGCCCGTCAGAGGCTGGACAAATTCCTCAAGTCCGAGGGCCTTGATCCACGCCCCGAAGCCGTCCCCAACCTTAAGGGCGACGACGCCCGTGCCGCCTTCGTCAAACAGTTCAAGGAGGTCCAGCGCCTCACTACCCAGCTGGACCAGTACACTGACCTCACCGACGAACAACGGCAGGAGATCGAGCAGACGCTTCCCAAGGACGAAGCCCGTGCTTTTCGTGGCGTCTACCTGGAAACGGCCAAACGCCTCAAAGCCAAACAGGATAAGACCGGTAGCGGCGAGACCGCAGGGGACAATGACAAGGCAACGCAGGATGTGGTTGACCAGCTCGATTTTGAATTCGTGTTATTTGCTTCGGCCGACATCGACTACGACTACATCATGAATCTTATTTCTCGCTTCAGCGGGCAAACGGCTGTCCAGCAGGAGATGGGACGTGATCAACTCATCCGACTCATTCGGTCCGATGCCAAGTTCATTGATGAGCTCGACGAAATTACCGAATATGTGCGAACGCTCGAAACCGGACAGGCGCTGACTGAAGAAGAGGTCCGAAACGGCTACCAACGTTTCAAGGACAAACACCACGCCGCAGAACTCGCCTCCATCGCTGACAAGCACGGCCTGACGAATGAGGCTTTGCAAACCTTTGTCGATACCATCCTCGACCGCATGATTTTCGACGGCGACTTGCTCACCGATCTCATGGAGCCGCTCGACCTTGGCTGGAAGGAACGCCGGGAGAAGGAACTGGCGCTGATGGACGATCTGGTTCCGCTCCTGAAAAAACGCGCCGATGGTCGAAGCATCTCTGGGCTAAACGCATATGAACAATAA
- a CDS encoding restriction endonuclease subunit S, whose translation MNNKTDTMKNDSTRTLTPKLRFPEFRNDPEWTEVPLEQIADRATTKNHDGSIARVLTNSAEHGVVDQRDYFDKDIAKAGNTGGYYIVDLDDFVYNPRTSSLAPVGPISKNDLGKGVMSPLYTVFRFKDENTDFYQCYFKSASWHSYLRRVSSMGARHDRMNISSGDFMAMPVPRPQAKEQQKISDCLNSLDELITVEDRKLKALRNHKRGLMQQLFPQPGQSQPRLRFPEFRDKGEWERLPFARVIKIASGQVDPTKSPYCNWAHIGGENIQSHTGIIENIKTAKELQLISGKYVFDEKDVLYSKIRPALNKIATPNFKGLCSADIYPIRPSSRKLRRDFLGYLLLSDTFLEHAIMHSDRGKIPKINRETLLAFKSSLPSPSEQKKIVNVFKAIDSQITTQTENIKTLKQHKRGLLQQLFPTPEESEA comes from the coding sequence ATGAACAATAAGACTGATACAATGAAGAATGACAGCACACGCACATTGACGCCGAAACTGCGGTTCCCAGAGTTTCGAAACGATCCGGAGTGGACGGAGGTTCCGTTGGAGCAGATTGCTGACCGAGCCACAACAAAAAACCATGATGGAAGCATTGCCCGCGTTCTGACCAACTCTGCGGAACATGGTGTCGTTGATCAGAGAGACTACTTCGACAAAGACATCGCTAAGGCTGGTAATACTGGCGGATACTACATTGTTGACCTTGACGATTTTGTCTACAATCCACGAACATCCAGCCTTGCCCCTGTCGGCCCTATTTCAAAAAACGATCTCGGCAAAGGGGTCATGTCACCTTTATACACCGTCTTTCGATTTAAAGATGAAAACACGGACTTCTATCAATGCTACTTCAAGAGCGCATCATGGCACTCTTACCTGAGACGAGTGTCGAGCATGGGGGCCCGACACGATCGAATGAACATTTCGAGCGGTGACTTCATGGCAATGCCAGTCCCAAGACCGCAAGCAAAAGAACAACAAAAAATCTCCGATTGCCTGAACTCACTGGACGAGCTGATCACCGTTGAGGATCGCAAACTAAAGGCCCTGCGTAATCACAAACGGGGTCTCATGCAGCAACTCTTCCCTCAGCCTGGTCAGAGCCAACCGCGACTGCGGTTTCCGGAGTTTCGGGATAAAGGGGAGTGGGAGAGGTTGCCATTTGCTCGAGTCATCAAAATTGCATCCGGGCAAGTTGATCCCACAAAATCGCCATATTGCAATTGGGCACACATTGGCGGTGAAAACATCCAGAGCCACACCGGTATTATTGAAAACATAAAGACAGCAAAAGAACTCCAGCTCATAAGCGGTAAGTATGTCTTTGATGAAAAAGACGTTCTCTATTCAAAGATTCGTCCCGCTTTGAACAAGATTGCCACCCCCAACTTTAAAGGTCTTTGCAGCGCTGACATTTACCCGATCCGCCCGTCTAGCCGTAAACTGCGCCGGGACTTCTTGGGTTATCTACTCCTATCTGACACCTTTTTGGAGCATGCAATTATGCACTCCGACCGAGGCAAAATCCCCAAAATCAATCGCGAGACTCTGCTGGCGTTTAAGTCCTCACTCCCATCCCCTAGCGAGCAGAAAAAAATCGTCAATGTTTTCAAAGCAATTGACAGCCAGATAACTACACAGACGGAAAATATTAAAACCCTCAAGCAGCACAAGCGCGGCCTGTTACAGCAACTCTTTCCCACACCGGAGGAGAGTGAAGCATGA
- a CDS encoding AAA family ATPase yields MSGIRSYNNLRNIVRRLRDDLNQREIVTKKKIVKHPATILLLYAYNRTGKTRLSMEFKDEGKHRSRRNPESKADTLYFNAFTEDLFTWENDLEGDSVRYLQINQASEFLKALTELALDETIASYLGRYADFEFDIDYDEWIITFRKDKEENIKISRGEQNIFIWCIFMAICERMLDGHDSYQWVKYLYIDDPISSLDDNNAISMACDLAKLLRRAASRKDNNGEPAPIKIIFSSHHALFFNVMCNEIGRPKEGEPRVTHRRYFLHRPNGDGVYTLRATDDTPFFHHVATLAELQQAADPVNGKLYTFHFNALRSIMEKTACFFGHSGISFCLKALDKEEDMALYNRALNLLSHGKYAIYEPTEMVEDNKDLFRRILNDFVTEFQFNLPVI; encoded by the coding sequence ATGAGCGGAATACGTTCTTACAACAATTTAAGAAACATAGTACGACGACTGCGCGACGATCTCAACCAACGTGAGATCGTAACCAAAAAGAAGATCGTAAAACATCCAGCAACGATCCTTCTTCTTTATGCTTACAATCGTACCGGAAAGACGAGACTTTCCATGGAGTTCAAGGATGAAGGCAAGCATAGATCCAGAAGAAATCCTGAGAGCAAAGCGGATACCCTTTACTTCAACGCGTTCACTGAGGACCTGTTTACCTGGGAAAACGACCTGGAAGGCGACAGTGTGCGCTATCTCCAGATCAACCAGGCGTCAGAATTCTTAAAAGCCCTCACCGAACTTGCTTTGGACGAAACCATTGCAAGTTACCTCGGTCGTTATGCCGACTTTGAATTCGATATCGACTATGATGAATGGATAATTACTTTCCGAAAGGATAAAGAGGAGAATATCAAGATATCACGTGGCGAACAAAATATCTTCATCTGGTGCATTTTCATGGCTATCTGCGAGCGCATGCTCGACGGTCACGACTCGTATCAATGGGTGAAATATCTTTACATCGACGATCCCATTTCCTCCCTTGATGACAACAACGCCATTTCGATGGCCTGCGATCTCGCCAAGCTTTTACGCCGCGCAGCCAGCCGCAAGGACAATAACGGCGAGCCCGCGCCCATCAAAATTATTTTTTCTTCTCACCATGCTCTCTTCTTCAACGTGATGTGCAATGAAATTGGCAGGCCAAAAGAGGGGGAGCCTAGAGTCACACACAGGCGCTACTTCCTCCACCGCCCGAATGGAGATGGAGTCTATACCCTTAGAGCGACCGACGACACTCCGTTTTTCCATCACGTCGCGACTCTCGCCGAACTCCAGCAAGCAGCAGATCCCGTTAACGGAAAGCTCTACACCTTTCATTTCAACGCTCTACGTAGCATTATGGAAAAGACGGCCTGTTTCTTCGGGCATTCAGGCATTTCCTTCTGTCTCAAAGCTCTCGACAAAGAGGAGGATATGGCTCTCTACAACCGGGCGCTTAATCTCCTTAGCCACGGTAAATATGCCATCTATGAGCCAACCGAAATGGTTGAGGATAACAAGGACCTTTTTCGCCGTATTCTCAACGATTTCGTTACTGAATTTCAATTCAACCTGCCTGTTATATAA
- a CDS encoding type I restriction-modification system subunit M, whose translation MTESNQIQLGKTLWNIADRLRGAMNADDFRDYMLAFLFLRYLSDNYEKAAKKELGRDYPDPNAVGNGGRTPLSVWYDDNPGYIDAFEKQMRRKTHYVIKPKHLWTNIAHLARTQDADLLNTLQEGFKYIENESFDSTFSGLFSEINLSSEKLGKSYSDRNEKLCKIVKEIGEGLAEFSTDSDTMGDAYEYLIGQFAAGSGKKAGEFYTPQRISDILSAIVTLDGQDPETGPRKKLSSVMDFACGSGSLLLNVRQRMLNAGGSVGKIYGQEKNITTYNLCRMNMLLHGVKDSEFEIYHGDALTNDWDMLREQNPAKKPTFDAVVANPPFSYRWDPTEALGEDMRFKNHGLAPKSAADFSFLLHGFHYLKNDGVMAIILPHGVLFRGGKEAAIRRKLLEDGHIDTVIGLPANLFYSTGIPVCILVLKKCKKSDDVLIINASEDFEKGKRQNFMNADQIAKIIDTYQHRKEEKRYSKRVGMEKIEENDYNLNISRYVSTAKPEPEIDLKATHAQLVKAEKDIKTAKEKHNAFLKELGLPPLP comes from the coding sequence ATGACTGAAAGCAACCAGATACAACTTGGCAAAACTCTCTGGAACATCGCAGACCGACTGCGAGGCGCGATGAACGCGGACGATTTCCGTGATTACATGCTCGCCTTTCTCTTCCTGCGCTATCTCTCTGACAATTACGAGAAAGCGGCAAAGAAAGAATTGGGGCGTGACTACCCGGATCCGAACGCCGTTGGCAACGGTGGCCGCACTCCTCTGTCGGTATGGTACGACGATAATCCCGGCTACATCGACGCATTTGAAAAACAGATGCGCCGCAAGACCCATTACGTCATAAAGCCAAAGCATTTGTGGACAAACATTGCCCACTTGGCTCGGACACAGGACGCGGACCTGCTGAACACCCTTCAAGAAGGTTTCAAGTACATCGAGAACGAGTCGTTCGATAGCACTTTCTCAGGACTGTTCTCGGAGATTAACCTCAGCTCGGAAAAACTGGGCAAATCTTACTCGGATCGCAACGAAAAGCTCTGCAAGATCGTCAAGGAGATTGGCGAAGGGTTGGCCGAGTTTTCCACAGATTCCGACACAATGGGTGATGCCTATGAATACCTGATCGGCCAATTTGCCGCCGGGTCCGGGAAGAAAGCTGGAGAATTCTATACGCCTCAGCGCATCAGCGACATCCTGTCCGCCATCGTCACACTCGACGGGCAAGACCCCGAAACCGGTCCCCGAAAAAAACTGTCAAGCGTAATGGACTTTGCATGCGGCTCCGGATCGTTGTTGCTGAATGTTCGCCAACGCATGCTCAATGCGGGAGGCAGCGTCGGGAAAATTTATGGGCAGGAGAAGAATATCACAACCTACAACCTCTGTCGCATGAACATGCTGTTGCACGGGGTGAAGGATTCTGAGTTCGAAATTTACCACGGTGATGCGCTGACCAACGATTGGGACATGCTCCGTGAACAAAACCCCGCAAAGAAGCCGACCTTCGACGCGGTCGTCGCCAATCCGCCCTTCAGCTATCGCTGGGACCCAACCGAGGCTCTTGGCGAAGATATGCGCTTCAAAAATCACGGACTGGCCCCCAAAAGCGCAGCGGACTTCAGCTTTTTGCTACACGGGTTTCATTACCTTAAAAATGACGGCGTAATGGCGATTATCCTCCCCCACGGAGTCCTGTTCCGTGGCGGCAAAGAAGCTGCAATACGCAGAAAACTGCTCGAAGACGGACACATCGACACGGTAATCGGACTACCGGCGAACCTGTTCTACTCCACGGGCATACCCGTGTGCATTCTCGTGCTCAAGAAATGCAAGAAAAGCGATGACGTTTTGATCATCAATGCCTCCGAGGACTTTGAAAAAGGCAAGCGACAAAACTTCATGAACGCCGATCAAATCGCCAAGATCATTGATACCTACCAGCATCGCAAGGAAGAGAAGCGGTATTCTAAGCGGGTCGGAATGGAGAAGATCGAAGAAAATGACTACAACCTCAACATCTCGCGCTATGTCAGTACAGCCAAGCCAGAACCAGAGATCGACTTGAAAGCGACCCATGCCCAACTGGTTAAGGCTGAGAAGGATATCAAGACGGCCAAGGAGAAACACAACGCATTCCTCAAAGAACTGGGACTGCCGCCGTTACCATAA